The Aphelocoma coerulescens isolate FSJ_1873_10779 chromosome 2, UR_Acoe_1.0, whole genome shotgun sequence genome contains a region encoding:
- the FKBP14 gene encoding peptidyl-prolyl cis-trans isomerase FKBP14 isoform X1, with product MALLLCSALLCAALGCAGAALIPPAADVKVEVLHKPFLCHRKTKWGDMMLVHYEGFLERDGSMFHSTHKHNNGQPMWFTLGIREALKGWDRGLKDMCVGEKRKLTIPPALAYGKEGKGKIPPESTLIFNIDLLEIRNGPRSHESFQEMDLNDDWKLSKQEGKLLECQQEPANNLQDTRGRQLPVPRHGEEYWNFSGTQECFGWLVCEVQGLFPLKKQTLTAYL from the exons ATGgcgctgctgctgtgctccGCCCTGCTGTGCGCGGCGCTGGGCTGCGCGGGCGCGGCGCTGATCCCCCCCGCGGCCGACGTGAAGGTGGAGGTGCTGCACAAGCCGTTCCTCTGCCACAGGAAGACCAAGTGGGGGGACATGATGCTGGTTCACTACGAGGGCTTCTTGGAGAGGGACGGCTCCATGTTTCACTCGAC tcACAAGCATAACAATGGTCAACCTATGTGGTTTACACTTGGCATAAGGGAAGCTCTCAAAGGCTGGGACAGAGGTTTGAAGGACATGTGTGTGGGAGAGAAGCGGAAGCTAACTATTCCACCAGCCCTTGCTtatggaaaagaagggaaag GAAAAATTCCACCTGAGAGCACATTGATTTTCAACATTGACCTTCTAGAAATTAGAAATGGACCAAGGTCTCATGAGTCATTCCAAGAGATGGATCTTAATGATGACTGGAAACTATCCAAGCAAGAG GGCAAACTGCTGGAGTGCCAGCAGGAGCCAGCCAACAACCTCCAGGACACCAGAGGCAGGCAGCTGCCTGTCCCCCGACATGGGGAGGAATATTGGAACTTCAGTGGCACTCAGGAGTGTTTCGGCTGGCTTGTGTGTGAAGTGCAAGGTCTATTTCCCCTGAAGAAACAAACCCTCACTGCATATCTGTAG
- the FKBP14 gene encoding peptidyl-prolyl cis-trans isomerase FKBP14 isoform X2 — MALLLCSALLCAALGCAGAALIPPAADVKVEVLHKPFLCHRKTKWGDMMLVHYEGFLERDGSMFHSTHKHNNGQPMWFTLGIREALKGWDRGLKDMCVGEKRKLTIPPALAYGKEGKGKIPPESTLIFNIDLLEIRNGPRSHESFQEMDLNDDWKLSKQEVKIYLKKEFEKHGAVVNDTQHDALVEDIFDKEDEDSDGFISAREFTYKHDEL; from the exons ATGgcgctgctgctgtgctccGCCCTGCTGTGCGCGGCGCTGGGCTGCGCGGGCGCGGCGCTGATCCCCCCCGCGGCCGACGTGAAGGTGGAGGTGCTGCACAAGCCGTTCCTCTGCCACAGGAAGACCAAGTGGGGGGACATGATGCTGGTTCACTACGAGGGCTTCTTGGAGAGGGACGGCTCCATGTTTCACTCGAC tcACAAGCATAACAATGGTCAACCTATGTGGTTTACACTTGGCATAAGGGAAGCTCTCAAAGGCTGGGACAGAGGTTTGAAGGACATGTGTGTGGGAGAGAAGCGGAAGCTAACTATTCCACCAGCCCTTGCTtatggaaaagaagggaaag GAAAAATTCCACCTGAGAGCACATTGATTTTCAACATTGACCTTCTAGAAATTAGAAATGGACCAAGGTCTCATGAGTCATTCCAAGAGATGGATCTTAATGATGACTGGAAACTATCCAAGCAAGAG GTGAAAATTTACTTGAAGAAAGAATTTGAAAAGCATGGAGCAGTGGTAAATGACACCCAGCATGATGCTTTGGTTGAAGACATATTTGATAAAGAAGATGAAGACAGTGATGGGTTTATATCTGCAAGGGAATTTACATACAAGCATGATGAGCTGTAG